One window of the Candidatus Effluviviaceae Genus V sp. genome contains the following:
- a CDS encoding methylated-DNA--[protein]-cysteine S-methyltransferase, whose translation MADEQRRGSRKRSRTERDVPIVTERGGGDAGKALLRYATFETDLGTFLVIRSEAGLRHVVFSQDLDPREELGGIASGQSRLVVEDRIGLRFVADAIRAYLAGDPTEFSLQLDLDGLSPFSRDVLQATRSIPYGSLRTYKSIAQAIGAPRAMQAVGQALSKNRLPIVIPCHRVVQSDGELGGYSCGGPDMKRRLIAIETGQYDLGLGADPSTTRRRIRFLLDDTGDTGD comes from the coding sequence TTGGCAGACGAACAGCGGAGAGGATCAAGGAAGCGCTCTCGGACTGAACGCGACGTTCCGATCGTCACGGAGCGCGGCGGGGGGGACGCCGGCAAGGCGCTTCTCAGGTACGCCACGTTCGAGACCGATCTCGGGACGTTCCTGGTCATACGGAGCGAGGCGGGGCTCCGCCACGTGGTCTTCTCGCAGGATCTCGATCCCAGGGAGGAGCTCGGCGGCATCGCATCCGGACAGAGCCGGCTCGTCGTCGAGGACCGCATCGGGCTCCGCTTCGTGGCGGACGCCATCCGCGCCTATCTCGCAGGGGACCCGACCGAGTTCTCGCTCCAGCTCGACCTGGACGGTCTCTCGCCGTTTTCCCGGGACGTGCTGCAGGCCACACGTTCGATCCCCTACGGCTCTCTGAGGACCTACAAGTCGATCGCTCAGGCCATCGGGGCCCCGCGCGCCATGCAGGCCGTCGGTCAGGCGCTCTCGAAAAACAGGCTCCCGATCGTCATCCCGTGTCACCGGGTCGTCCAGAGCGACGGCGAACTCGGCGGATACTCCTGCGGAGGGCCGGACATGAAGCGCCGCCTCATCGCCATCGAGACCGGTCAGTACGATCTCGGACTCGGCGCCGATCCGTCGACGACGCGGCGCCGGATCCGCTTCCTTCTGGACGACACGGGAGACACCGGTGACTGA